In Alteracholeplasma palmae J233, a single genomic region encodes these proteins:
- the pyrH gene encoding UMP kinase: protein MYNRVLLKLSGEALKGANAYGIDPKTVNEIAKEITEIKDLGVEIAIVVGAGNLWRGKTGEELGMDRAQADYMGMLGTIMNALALQDALEAAGTATRVMTALPIAAVAEPYIRRRALRHLSKGRVIILAGGTGSPYFSTDTAAALRGAELDVNAILMAKNGVEGVYDKDPRKFSDALLLERLSHTRILEERLEVMDSTAASLCRENNIDILVFNMNKPGNMKKAVLKEKIGTVVTTEV, encoded by the coding sequence ATGTATAACAGAGTGCTTTTAAAATTAAGTGGCGAAGCATTAAAAGGTGCTAACGCTTATGGAATAGATCCAAAGACTGTAAATGAAATTGCAAAAGAAATCACAGAAATCAAAGATTTAGGTGTTGAAATAGCAATCGTAGTTGGAGCAGGAAATCTTTGGAGGGGAAAAACCGGAGAAGAACTAGGAATGGACCGTGCCCAAGCTGATTATATGGGTATGCTAGGAACCATTATGAATGCACTCGCATTACAAGATGCCTTAGAAGCTGCTGGAACAGCAACAAGAGTTATGACAGCATTACCGATTGCTGCTGTTGCAGAACCTTACATTAGAAGAAGAGCATTACGACACCTTTCAAAAGGACGTGTTATCATATTAGCTGGAGGAACAGGTTCACCATATTTCTCTACAGATACAGCGGCAGCACTAAGAGGTGCTGAATTAGATGTTAACGCAATACTAATGGCTAAAAATGGAGTAGAAGGTGTCTATGATAAAGACCCACGTAAATTTTCAGATGCCCTATTATTAGAAAGATTAAGCCATACACGTATACTTGAAGAAAGACTAGAAGTTATGGACTCAACAGCTGCTTCATTATGCCGTGAAAATAACATTGATATACTCGTTTTTAATATGAATAAACCTGGTAACATGAAAAAAGCTGTTTTAAAAGAAAAAATTGGAACTGTAGTAACAACGGAGGTATAA
- a CDS encoding Rho termination factor N-terminal domain-containing protein, which yields MKKEATTDFEALTVTALKALAKERGISGYSTLKKAELIELLTSQK from the coding sequence GTGAAAAAAGAAGCAACAACTGATTTTGAAGCGTTAACTGTAACTGCATTAAAGGCACTTGCTAAAGAACGTGGAATATCAGGATATTCAACACTTAAAAAAGCAGAACTTATTGAATTATTAACTTCACAAAAATAA
- the uppS gene encoding polyprenyl diphosphate synthase translates to MLKIKNMPKHVAIILDGNGRWAKRRGLPRTLGHYNGGLNLAKIATYANDLNLEQLTVYAFSTENWNRPKEEVDYLMSKPIEMIHKNKDKIIHSNIKISFAGRKDRIPTELFKTIEELEIKTSKNTGLKLIVALDYGAYDELLTAISKMKEITQEELEKNLMIKEPVDLLIRTSGEQRLSNFLLWQNAYAEFYFTKKHWPSFNKRELNKALKTYSKRNRRFGGLNK, encoded by the coding sequence ATGCTAAAAATAAAGAACATGCCAAAACATGTTGCGATTATCCTAGATGGTAATGGTAGATGGGCTAAAAGAAGAGGTTTACCAAGAACATTGGGACACTATAATGGTGGGCTTAATTTAGCTAAAATAGCAACATATGCGAATGATTTAAACTTAGAACAATTAACAGTATATGCGTTTAGCACTGAAAACTGGAATAGACCTAAAGAAGAAGTAGATTATTTAATGTCTAAACCAATAGAGATGATTCATAAAAATAAAGATAAAATCATCCATTCAAATATCAAAATCAGTTTTGCAGGAAGAAAAGATAGAATTCCAACAGAACTTTTTAAGACTATAGAAGAACTTGAGATAAAAACATCTAAAAACACTGGGCTTAAATTGATTGTTGCATTAGATTATGGAGCTTATGATGAATTACTAACGGCTATTTCTAAGATGAAAGAAATTACACAAGAAGAATTAGAAAAAAATCTAATGATAAAAGAACCTGTTGATCTACTTATTAGAACGAGTGGAGAACAAAGACTTTCTAATTTTTTATTATGGCAAAATGCTTATGCTGAATTTTATTTCACTAAAAAACATTGGCCTTCTTTCAATAAAAGAGAATTGAATAAAGCTTTAAAAACATATAGTAAACGAAATAGAAGATTTGGAGGATTAAATAAATGA
- the rseP gene encoding RIP metalloprotease RseP — MIIVNIIAFIFVLGIIVLIHEMGHFIFAKRAGILCHEFSIGMGPALYKKKKGETIYAIRAIPIGGYVSMAGESTEDSLIKEGMQVGLILDDRNEVTEIVLDLSRETQVFGEVKSLDLYGKEMAPLFIELDNGIKYSVKRNAKYYFKKDKELQITPAESSFETKTLWQRFLTIFAGPAMNFVLAFILYLLVALISGKPQNTNVIGKTNNNEIRKSDQIIQINEKTISNWTDISNVLGTITTNEVTYTILREEKEIVVTQKLKVALQTFGIVVNTNDEGLVFITQTFGRAGKSKISENDILTKVKLGDEIFTEITVEKLIELANTSSGSKTIQLTVLRGNEEIVSNEYKALNADDIKKLGELPVATSLNINPEYKFDLGYSLIKPFKNIGSDVGEMFSTIGLLFTPQSSVKVSDLSGPLGIFNLVSNITSQGILALISFTAFLSINIGLINLLPIPALDGGRLVFLGIEAVTRKKMNRKVEYTIINVVFVLLLILFVFVTFNDILRLI; from the coding sequence ATGATTATAGTAAATATTATTGCATTTATTTTTGTTTTAGGAATTATTGTACTGATTCATGAAATGGGTCATTTTATCTTCGCTAAAAGAGCAGGAATTTTATGTCATGAGTTTTCCATTGGTATGGGACCAGCACTTTATAAAAAGAAAAAAGGTGAAACAATTTATGCCATAAGAGCTATTCCAATTGGTGGTTATGTAAGTATGGCAGGAGAAAGTACAGAAGATTCCTTGATTAAAGAAGGCATGCAAGTAGGGCTTATTCTAGATGATAGAAACGAAGTAACAGAAATTGTTTTAGATCTTTCGAGAGAAACTCAAGTTTTTGGAGAAGTAAAATCTCTGGATTTATACGGAAAAGAAATGGCTCCACTTTTTATTGAATTAGATAATGGAATAAAATATTCGGTTAAAAGAAATGCAAAGTACTATTTTAAGAAAGACAAAGAATTACAAATAACCCCAGCTGAAAGTAGTTTTGAGACTAAAACATTATGGCAAAGATTTTTAACGATTTTTGCAGGGCCAGCAATGAACTTTGTTTTAGCCTTTATTTTGTATTTGTTAGTGGCACTTATTTCTGGAAAACCTCAAAATACAAATGTTATAGGTAAAACTAATAACAATGAAATTAGAAAAAGTGATCAAATTATACAAATAAATGAAAAGACGATTAGTAACTGGACAGATATTTCTAATGTTTTAGGGACTATTACTACAAATGAAGTAACATATACAATCTTAAGAGAAGAAAAAGAAATTGTCGTTACACAAAAACTGAAAGTTGCTTTACAAACATTCGGAATAGTGGTTAACACAAATGATGAAGGTCTAGTGTTTATTACACAAACCTTTGGACGTGCTGGAAAATCTAAAATCTCAGAAAACGATATTTTAACTAAGGTTAAACTCGGAGATGAAATATTTACTGAAATTACAGTTGAAAAACTGATTGAATTAGCAAACACATCGTCTGGATCAAAAACAATTCAATTGACAGTATTAAGGGGCAATGAGGAAATAGTTTCAAATGAGTATAAAGCACTTAATGCAGATGATATTAAAAAATTAGGAGAATTGCCAGTAGCAACAAGTTTAAATATTAATCCTGAATATAAATTTGATTTAGGATATTCATTAATTAAACCTTTTAAAAATATCGGTTCTGATGTAGGAGAAATGTTTTCTACAATTGGATTATTATTTACACCTCAATCAAGTGTAAAGGTAAGTGATTTATCTGGACCATTAGGTATTTTTAATTTAGTGAGCAATATTACAAGCCAAGGAATTTTAGCTTTAATATCATTCACAGCATTCTTAAGTATTAATATTGGACTTATTAATTTATTACCAATACCTGCACTAGATGGAGGTAGACTAGTATTTTTAGGAATTGAAGCAGTAACTAGAAAAAAAATGAACAGAAAAGTTGAGTACACAATTATTAATGTTGTTTTCGTTTTACTGTTAATATTATTTGTATTTGTTACATTTAATGATATTTTAAGACTAATATAA
- the tsf gene encoding translation elongation factor Ts, producing the protein MAVTAQMVKELREKTGAGMLDCKKALEETNGDITLAIEYLREKGIAKTAKKADRIAAEGLTNVVISNNEAVIYELNSETDFVSKNAQFLQLLDNVGNIILSSKATNTEEALAIVVDGKNVETLLADATATIGEKITLRRVQRIVKTDAQGFGSYKHMGGRISVLTLLDPENEEAAKDIAMHVAANNPRFLDQSQVDAATLEHEKHILTEQALAEGKPANIVEKMIQGRLNKFLQDICLLDQPFVKNPDIKVSQYLKDSKTAIVSYVRLEVGEGIEKRSENFADEVAAQLKK; encoded by the coding sequence ATGGCAGTAACTGCACAAATGGTTAAAGAATTAAGAGAAAAAACTGGAGCTGGAATGTTAGATTGTAAAAAAGCTTTAGAAGAAACAAACGGAGATATCACTTTAGCAATCGAATACTTAAGAGAAAAAGGTATTGCTAAAACTGCTAAAAAAGCAGATAGAATAGCTGCGGAAGGATTAACAAACGTAGTTATTTCAAATAACGAAGCAGTAATTTATGAATTAAACTCTGAAACAGATTTCGTATCAAAGAATGCACAATTCTTACAATTATTAGATAATGTTGGAAATATTATACTTTCATCAAAAGCAACAAATACTGAAGAAGCATTAGCTATCGTAGTTGATGGGAAAAATGTTGAAACATTATTAGCTGACGCAACAGCAACTATTGGAGAAAAAATTACTTTAAGAAGAGTTCAAAGAATAGTTAAAACAGATGCACAAGGATTCGGTTCATACAAACATATGGGTGGAAGAATCTCAGTGTTAACATTATTAGATCCAGAAAATGAAGAAGCAGCAAAAGATATAGCAATGCATGTTGCAGCAAACAACCCAAGATTCTTAGATCAATCACAAGTAGATGCAGCAACTTTAGAACATGAAAAACATATCTTAACAGAACAAGCATTAGCAGAAGGAAAACCTGCTAACATCGTTGAAAAAATGATTCAAGGTCGTTTAAACAAATTCTTACAAGACATTTGTTTACTAGATCAACCATTCGTTAAAAATCCAGATATTAAAGTAAGTCAATACTTAAAAGATAGCAAAACTGCTATTGTATCATATGTACGTTTAGAAGTTGGCGAAGGAATCGAAAAGAGATCAGAAAACTTTGCAGATGAAGTAGCAGCACAACTTAAAAAATAA
- the trmFO gene encoding methylenetetrahydrofolate--tRNA-(uracil(54)-C(5))-methyltransferase (FADH(2)-oxidizing) TrmFO has product MVKIIGAGLAGSEVAYHLAQNGIKVKLYEMRNKVKTPVHQTNKFAELVCSNSLRSNDPLNAVGMLKEEMQMLGSLIIESALKFQVPAGSSLAVDRTYFSDYITEKIKNHPNIEIFNEEVTELNPDEVTIIAAGPLASDNLFKVINQKVALDDLHFFDAVAPIISAESINMEKAYLKSRYDKGEAAYINCPMTKEEYDIFYDELMKAEKVIPKDFENNVFEGCMPIEVMAQRGKETLTFGPLKPVGLEHEGKRYHAVVQLRQDDAKKTMYNMVGFQTQLTWPEQKRIIQLIPGLENAVILRYGVIHRNTYLESPKILNSGYQVKHTPNWFFAGQISGVEGYVESAASGLVAALSVLSYLKKEEFKPLPKDTMIGAMARYISTPNKSFVPMNANLGLLDQLEEKHKKKDRKQLYHDRAINALKVYLDEK; this is encoded by the coding sequence ATGGTAAAAATAATAGGAGCAGGATTAGCAGGTTCAGAAGTTGCTTATCATTTAGCTCAAAATGGAATTAAAGTAAAACTATATGAAATGCGTAATAAAGTGAAAACACCAGTCCATCAAACAAATAAGTTTGCAGAACTTGTATGTTCTAATTCATTACGATCTAATGACCCTTTAAACGCAGTAGGGATGTTAAAAGAAGAAATGCAAATGTTAGGTTCTTTAATCATTGAATCAGCACTTAAGTTTCAAGTACCAGCAGGATCTAGTCTAGCAGTAGATAGAACCTATTTTTCAGATTATATTACAGAAAAAATAAAGAATCACCCTAATATTGAAATATTTAATGAAGAGGTTACAGAGTTAAACCCAGATGAAGTAACGATTATTGCTGCTGGTCCTTTAGCTAGTGACAACTTATTTAAAGTCATTAATCAAAAAGTTGCTTTAGATGACCTACACTTTTTTGATGCGGTTGCGCCAATTATTAGTGCTGAAAGTATCAATATGGAAAAAGCGTATCTCAAAAGTAGATATGATAAAGGTGAAGCAGCCTATATTAACTGTCCTATGACAAAAGAAGAATATGACATTTTCTATGATGAATTAATGAAGGCAGAAAAAGTTATTCCTAAGGATTTTGAAAATAATGTATTTGAAGGTTGTATGCCAATTGAAGTCATGGCACAAAGAGGCAAAGAAACCTTAACTTTTGGACCTTTAAAACCAGTAGGGCTTGAACATGAAGGCAAAAGATATCATGCAGTTGTTCAGTTAAGACAAGATGATGCTAAAAAGACTATGTATAATATGGTAGGATTTCAAACTCAATTAACATGGCCTGAACAAAAACGCATTATTCAATTGATACCAGGATTAGAAAATGCTGTGATTCTACGTTATGGGGTTATCCATAGAAATACATATTTAGAAAGTCCTAAAATATTAAATTCAGGCTATCAAGTAAAACATACACCTAATTGGTTTTTCGCAGGACAAATTAGTGGTGTTGAAGGATATGTAGAAAGTGCAGCAAGCGGTTTGGTTGCAGCATTAAGCGTTTTATCATACTTAAAAAAAGAAGAGTTCAAACCATTACCAAAAGATACAATGATTGGGGCAATGGCAAGATATATTTCTACTCCAAATAAATCGTTTGTGCCTATGAATGCTAACTTAGGTTTATTAGACCAACTAGAAGAAAAACATAAGAAAAAAGACAGAAAACAGTTATACCATGATAGAGCAATTAATGCCTTAAAGGTATATTTAGATGAAAAGTAA
- a CDS encoding CTP--phosphatidate cytidylyltransferase has product MKKRIITGLIMLLVLTPIVAINSPSVFIIFQIMMGLFVFGASLEFINMYEKEKKISTATKVVIIALTVLTFINTFLSLGTEWSAFSNLPLASWKINHMAILMLTIISLLSLLVFVKEFTPKDVGKSLTIITYIGMGSAAISALRFLGVRVIVYVVLISTFTDVFAYFIGIKFGKHKMIPHISPKKTWEGAIGGTIIATVVASSFAIFYGKLFPSDIFLGEWLNKEGWKTIFDGFSSLGQKPLWLQFLVVVPITLLGSIGAQIGDLVASKFKRTYEIKDFGTIFPGHGGVMDRFDSILFISLLFVGIILGIQTIFPV; this is encoded by the coding sequence ATGAAAAAAAGAATTATCACAGGGTTAATAATGCTACTAGTCTTAACACCAATTGTAGCAATTAACTCACCGTCTGTTTTTATTATCTTCCAAATTATGATGGGGCTTTTTGTTTTTGGGGCATCATTAGAGTTTATTAATATGTATGAAAAAGAAAAAAAGATAAGTACCGCAACAAAAGTAGTTATAATTGCTTTAACAGTACTTACCTTTATTAACACTTTTCTAAGTTTAGGAACAGAATGGTCTGCCTTTTCTAATCTTCCTTTAGCATCGTGGAAAATTAATCATATGGCAATCTTAATGTTAACGATTATTTCTCTTTTATCACTTCTAGTTTTTGTAAAAGAATTTACACCTAAAGATGTAGGAAAATCATTAACTATTATTACCTATATTGGTATGGGTTCAGCAGCAATTTCTGCATTACGCTTTTTAGGAGTTAGAGTGATAGTTTATGTTGTGTTGATCAGTACATTTACAGATGTTTTTGCTTATTTTATTGGAATTAAGTTTGGAAAACATAAAATGATTCCCCATATTAGCCCTAAAAAAACTTGGGAGGGTGCAATTGGAGGAACAATCATAGCTACAGTGGTTGCCTCATCTTTTGCAATCTTTTATGGTAAGTTATTTCCTTCAGATATCTTTTTAGGAGAGTGGCTAAATAAAGAAGGTTGGAAAACGATTTTTGATGGTTTTTCTAGTTTAGGACAAAAGCCATTATGGCTACAATTTTTAGTTGTTGTCCCAATAACGTTACTTGGATCTATTGGGGCACAAATTGGTGATTTAGTAGCCTCTAAATTCAAACGTACTTATGAAATAAAAGATTTTGGAACTATCTTTCCTGGACATGGTGGAGTAATGGACAGATTCGACTCAATCTTATTTATATCTTTATTATTTGTTGGAATCATTTTAGGGATTCAAACAATTTTCCCAGTCTAA
- the frr gene encoding ribosome recycling factor, whose protein sequence is MTEQADLLLIEIEEKMTKSEESAIHEFANIRTGRANPAVLDRIFVNYYGTDTPLRQVSSVSLSDSNQLYIKPFDSSLLSSIEQAILASQLGVTPQNDGAGIRLTFPQPTEERRRALIKDVDKLAENAKVAIRNVRRDGNDQIKKLELTVDDEKGYLEDVQKLTDKYVKRIDELAKEKSDELLKI, encoded by the coding sequence ATGACTGAACAAGCTGATTTACTATTAATAGAAATAGAAGAAAAAATGACTAAAAGTGAAGAATCTGCTATTCATGAATTCGCAAATATTAGAACTGGTAGAGCAAATCCTGCTGTTTTAGATAGAATATTTGTTAATTACTATGGAACAGATACACCATTAAGACAAGTGTCTTCAGTAAGCCTTTCAGATTCAAATCAACTCTATATCAAACCATTTGATAGTTCTTTATTATCAAGCATTGAACAAGCAATATTAGCATCTCAATTAGGAGTAACTCCTCAAAATGATGGTGCTGGGATTAGATTAACATTCCCACAACCAACAGAAGAAAGAAGAAGAGCTTTAATTAAAGATGTTGATAAATTAGCTGAGAATGCTAAGGTAGCGATTAGAAATGTTCGTAGAGATGGTAATGATCAAATTAAAAAATTAGAACTTACAGTTGATGATGAAAAAGGATATTTAGAAGATGTTCAAAAATTAACTGATAAATACGTTAAACGTATTGATGAACTTGCAAAAGAAAAGTCAGACGAACTATTAAAAATATAA
- a CDS encoding tyrosine-type recombinase/integrase, translated as MKSNIIEVFKQYLEVEKNYSEHTIISYIDDIKYFENFIINEELAENLLGVRRERLARNYISFLDEKGFEKTSIARKISSLRTFYQYLLENDYIETNVFQLINAPKINKKLPKIIEEPEINYLFKSIDTKTPLGYRNYLILDLLYSCGLRASELTTLSVKDIFISNQQILIHGKGNKDRYVPLHKHLTEEIKHYLTYIRPVLLSKGKETETDILLINYKGTVLTDRGLRVILNDIIKKSGETHHIHPHMLRHAFATALLNNGADLRVVQELLGHAHLKSTQIYTHVSSEIIKEKYKHTHPRMVKQKNEKNNTSDY; from the coding sequence ATGAAAAGTAATATTATTGAAGTATTCAAACAGTATTTGGAAGTTGAAAAAAATTATTCAGAACATACTATTATAAGTTATATTGATGACATAAAATATTTTGAGAACTTCATTATTAATGAAGAATTAGCAGAAAACCTACTTGGTGTTAGAAGAGAACGATTAGCTAGAAATTATATTTCTTTTCTAGATGAAAAAGGATTTGAAAAAACAAGTATTGCTAGAAAAATTTCTTCGTTAAGAACATTTTATCAATATCTATTAGAAAATGATTATATTGAAACAAATGTATTTCAACTTATTAATGCTCCAAAGATAAATAAAAAACTACCTAAAATTATAGAAGAGCCTGAAATAAATTATTTATTTAAATCAATAGATACAAAAACACCTTTAGGCTATAGAAATTATCTTATTTTAGATCTATTGTATAGTTGCGGGTTACGAGCAAGTGAATTAACAACTTTAAGTGTTAAAGATATTTTTATTTCTAACCAGCAGATTTTAATACATGGAAAAGGAAATAAAGATCGCTATGTCCCTTTGCACAAACATTTAACTGAAGAAATCAAACATTATTTAACATATATTAGACCTGTTTTATTATCAAAAGGAAAAGAAACTGAAACAGATATTCTATTGATTAATTATAAAGGAACAGTACTTACAGACAGAGGATTAAGGGTTATTCTTAACGATATTATTAAAAAATCAGGAGAAACGCATCATATCCACCCTCATATGTTAAGACATGCTTTTGCGACTGCTTTATTAAATAATGGAGCTGATTTAAGAGTTGTTCAAGAACTTTTAGGACATGCACATTTAAAATCAACTCAAATATATACACACGTTTCAAGCGAAATTATAAAAGAAAAATATAAACATACACACCCAAGGATGGTAAAGCAAAAAAATGAGAAAAATAACACATCAGATTATTGA
- the dut gene encoding dUTP diphosphatase, with amino-acid sequence MRYFEVVSTYKEQSIHLPKRQTLKSAGYDFEVAEDVKLMPQEIKLVPTGIKACFPETEALFIYPRSSLAIKKRVMMANNVGVVDSDYYGNKNNEGHIFIPLYNFSNEIVEIQKGERIAQGIFQKFHTTNDDLANGDRNGGFGSSDNK; translated from the coding sequence ATAAGATACTTTGAAGTTGTTTCAACATATAAAGAGCAATCTATACATCTTCCAAAAAGACAAACTTTAAAAAGTGCAGGTTATGATTTTGAAGTAGCAGAAGATGTTAAACTCATGCCACAAGAAATCAAACTTGTTCCAACAGGAATTAAAGCTTGTTTTCCAGAAACAGAAGCATTGTTCATTTACCCAAGATCTTCTTTAGCAATTAAAAAAAGAGTGATGATGGCTAATAATGTTGGGGTTGTTGATAGCGATTATTATGGCAATAAAAATAACGAAGGACATATTTTTATACCACTATATAACTTTTCTAATGAAATTGTTGAAATTCAAAAAGGTGAAAGAATTGCCCAAGGCATTTTTCAAAAGTTTCATACTACCAACGATGATTTAGCAAATGGAGATAGAAATGGTGGCTTTGGAAGTAGCGATAATAAATAA